A window from Mangifera indica cultivar Alphonso chromosome 2, CATAS_Mindica_2.1, whole genome shotgun sequence encodes these proteins:
- the LOC123208457 gene encoding uncharacterized protein LOC123208457, producing the protein MSNLLNTLDLKKPETTLESSEQSPRPHSLQHRATPPTQIELSRFRAVCRSFRFAVPLPSPKLSPVHYYYDPGICEPPLHLVIAESTVYAFQPLSHGAPPWIVKVEKSSQGETRVQDTYSRRHFEEQEISKGYRIDWVFDEHPRQFSGWKDILFQKVALSADNDELAVMVFLNLELMVWRSCDKKWVDLGFGEDIAYYKKKFHVVMSNGHILSVDPKSLEVGETLPPLLTRFTYKSFVNTSSELYLIKNRNSSDKKLGNKRNFSLAKAEKVVLNSIFYVFRLDEEE; encoded by the exons ATGTCGAACCTGCTGAATACGTTAGATTTAAAGAAACCTGAAACAACTTTAGAGTCATCAGAACAG TCTCCCAGACCCCATTCTCTTCAACACCGCGCAACGCCTCCAACCCAAATTGAACTCAGCCGTTTCCGCGCCGTCTGCAGGTCGTTCCGCTTCGCCGTCCCTCTCCCCTCTCCGAAACTTTCTCCCGTTCATTATTACTATGACCCCGGAATCTGCGAACCCCCTTTGCACCTCGTCATTGCCGAATCGACTGTCTATGCCTTTCAACCCCTTTCCCACGGCGCCCCTCCGTGGATagtcaaagttgaaaaatcaagCCAGGGAGAAACCCGGGTCCAGGACACCTACTCTCGCCGTCATTTTGAAGAGCAGGAAATCAGTAAGGGTTATAGAATCGATTGGGTTTTTGATGAACATCCGAGGCAGTTTAGTGGGTGGAAGgatattttgtttcaaaaagtCGCCCTCTCTGCAGATAATGATGAGTTAGCAGTCATGGTTTTTCTGAATTTGGAGTTGATGGTATGGAGGAGCTGTGATAAGAAATGGGTCGACTTGGGTTTTGGTGAGGATATTGCCTATTATAAGAAGAAGTTTCATGTAGTGATGTCAAATGGGCATATTTTAAGTGTTGATCCGAAGTCTTTGGAGGTTGGTGAAACTTTGCCTCCATTGTTGACTCGTTTTACTTACAAAAGCTTTGTAAATACATCTAGtgaattgtatttgattaaaaatcgTAATAGTAGTGATAAAAAATTGGGAAATAAGAGAAATTTCTCTCTAGCTAAGGCTGAGAAAGTGgttttgaattctattttctaTGTGTTTAGGCTGGATGAAGAAGAGTAA
- the LOC123208458 gene encoding F-box protein SKIP23-like, which yields MENSSRDWSSFPDHLLATIADRLPTRLDTLRFRAVCTSFRAALPPPPPPTPYSDIHYFHHSSTSNSPIHFFIAQSTVYAIQPLSQISHPLHSPGAWLVKVEDSPSGDVKLLDPFSTSQVKNVSDKLPGSFNLLDYRVKEISKGYRLELATDQQRELSRSERSYTGKVVVSADEDDDDDEFAIMVLIQGKVVVWKRRDNKWHNIDIIQDRFHFIYDIIYHNRRFYVFSYKNRTVCVDPKSLNVSEPVAPLRISLSRSASSFHLVKSSPDLFLIRKNYLDFPGNCDSHFWGKSGDRGCRVGLNIFKLDEGKDEWVTVKDELQDRALFMFKECNFFLSAQEFSGLKWNCVYLPDRGRPNVDGDYPGSNAVIFNLDNRCTDKLSAFPGFSEIFWPPPGWLFS from the coding sequence ATGGAGAACAGTTCCCGTGACTGGTCCAGTTTTCCAGACCACCTACTCGCCACCATTGCAGACCGCCTCCCCACTAGACTCGACACTCTCCGCTTCCGCGCCGTCTGCACCTCATTTCGAGCCGCCCTCCCTCCTCCTCCGCCACCAACCCCATACTCAGACATCCACTATTTCCACCACTCTTCCACCTCCAACTCTCCCATACACTTCTTCATTGCCCAGTCTACCGTTTACGCCATCCAACCCCTCTCACAAATCTCCCATCCTCTTCACAGCCCAGGAGCCTGGCTAGTCAAAGTCGAAGATTCACCGTCCGGAGATGTCAAACTCCTGGATCCCTTCTCCACATCTCAAGTCAAGAACGTCTCCGATAAGTTACCAGGGTCATTCAACTTACTGGATTATCGCGTTAAGGAGATAAGTAAAGGATACAGACTTGAATTAGCTACAGACCAACAAAGGGAGCTCAGCAGATCGGAACGAAGCTACACTGGCAAAGTAGTGGTTTCTgctgatgaagatgatgatgatgatgaatttgcTATTATGGTGTTGATTCAGGGAAAGGTTGTAGTTTGGAAAAGAAGAGATAACAAATGGCACAACATCGATATCATTCAAGATcgatttcattttatttacgACATAATCTATCATAACAGAAGATTCTATGTCTTTAGCTACAAAAATCGTACTGTGTGTGTGGATCCGAAGTCCTTGAACGTTTCGGAACCAGTGGCTCCATTGCGGATTTCGCTAAGCAGGTCAGCCTCTTCCTTCCACTTGGTAAAGTCATCTCCGGATTTGTTCTTAATCCGGAAGAACTACTTAGACTTCCCTGGAAACTGCGACAGCCACTTCTGGGGTAAATCTGGTGACAGAGGTTGCCGGGTTGGGTTGAATATTTTCAAGCTTGATGAGGGGAAGGATGAGTGGGTTACGGTGAAGGATGAATTACAGGATAGAGCCTTGTTCATGTTCAAGGaatgtaacttttttctttcagcTCAAGAGTTCTCAGGATTGAAATGGAATTGTGTTTATTTGCCTGATAGAGGTCGTCCAAATGTTGATGGTGATTACCCTGGAAGCAATGCTGTGATCTTTAACCTGGACAATCGCTGTACTGATAAACTCTCAGCTTTTCCTGGTTTTTCCGAAATTTTCTGGCCTCCTCCAGGCTGGCTCTTCTCTTAA
- the LOC123209717 gene encoding ABC transporter G family member 37-like: MMMEVSKREESGIVPNVDVDTFMKVSSLCLMSCLYLMFCSICCCYMCEIFMAMVVITANFKQRTKNNPSNRSCFNCLQTSQVLEPDIFGDTMVGDEMRRGISGGQKRRLSTVESALVTGCTAAVTNQFELSHNNHMRPLPSVTVSKSLR, from the exons ATGATGATGGAAGTCAGTAAAAGAGAGGAGTCAGGAATTGTTCCGAATGTAGACGTAGATACTTTCATGAAGGTATCTTCATTATGTTTGATGTCTTGTTTATATCTGATGTTTTGTTCTATATGTTGTTGCTACATGTGTGAAATATTCATGGCAATGGTAGTTATTACAGCCAATTTCAAGCAAAGGACCAAAAACAACCCTTCAAACAGATCATGTTTTAACTGTCTTCAGACATCCCAGGTCCTTGAACCCGATATTTTTGGTGACACAATGGTGGGAGATGAGATGAGAAGAGGTATCTCTGGAGGTCAAAAGAGGAGACTGAGTActg TGGAGTCTGCTCTAGTAACCGGCTGCACGGCTGCAGTTACCAATCAATTTGAACTGAGCCATAACAACCATATGCGCCCTCTCCCTTCTGTAACCGTTTCAAAATCATTGAG aTGA